The DNA segment CGTTCCATCAACGATGTAATTGTGTTAATTGTGAGATACTAATCGGTAATGTGACGCTTCAGATTATCGTTGAGGTGCTGTTGGGTCAGGGTAAAATCATTGACGCACTACGCTTAGCAAAATCGTTACCGGGAGGCGAGGCAACGTTATCGGCTCGTAAATATCTAGAGGCGGCGATCAAAGGTGATCCGTTGGTGTTTTATTCCGTCTATTCATTTTTCCAACAGAGAAACGTTCGTTTGCGTGGTTCACAGGATTTCCTAAAAAGTTCGTTTAATCTGCTGATTTATTAAGTATTTCCCGGCTGACTTTAGTTCTGTTTTCTTTTCAGATGAACTGTGCAACGAGTATATAGAGCATTATCAGAATAcgttttgcaaataaaattattctatTTCTTAAATTGAGTGTTTCTGTCCGAAGACCGGTTAAATGTAATCGAGGAACACTTTGAAACTAGTAACTGGACAGTTGTGACAAGAGTGAGTGACAAGGTGAGTCAATGTTTAATCGTTGTGGAAAAGAGAGGAAGTCGCTATCGTCGACGATATCTTAGAGCTCTTGATACCCAGATTACAAAAAGTTCGGGTGCCAGGCTGAAATCCTGTCAGTTTTCAAGAAAAGACAGGGGAAGGGGAAGTTTGGAGTGCAGTGCTTCAGTTTTTGACCATTTTGGTCCACTtcaaaccaaaatatttaagtgtttaaaaatattttctcactTTGACAGCATTTTTTGCCCACCCTGCGAAATCTTcaaatctgaaaaatattCCTAGATGTAGCAAATTCAATTCTCTGTCAATTGCATTATTAATATTTCCTCTTATTTGGTTTGAAGTGGACCAAGACGGTCAAAAACTGAAGCACTGCACTCCAAACTTCCCCCTTCTTTTCTCGAAAACTGACAGGATTTCAGCCTGGCAGGCCTGGCACCCGAACTTTTCGTAATCTGGGTATCAAGTGCTTTCCAAATCACCCAAGACATCCCCTGCACCTTTCATGGACACAGGATGTTCCATGGCTACTGCATTACTTTCGAAtggcgacaaaaaaaaatgaaaaagttcttTTATGGGACCTTTTCAGAGAAGTTACTACTTTTTCCGCTACGCTTGGTGAAATTTGGACACTTTTGTACCTTTCTGGCAgctttattttaaacaaacttGTTGCTAATATTGTAGCCTGAAGactaagctttacaacgataccaaacatgccataCTTAATGCGCATCAAGTACTGTTgataattagtttttcaatcgaagtcaCTCTACTCGAAAATCTGGAGccctcgaaaacgaaattactAAACTTCAGATCGCGGTTGAGATGCTTAGAAAATTTGATCAAAAGTAGACGACCCCTACTACATGAACAGTCCGTATGAAAGGATATTTTAGGAGAGTCCATCTCGTCAACCAATTCGATAAATGTTACTATTGCTAAGCATTCGTTATCGACAGGAACGGCAGAAATAAGACATGAACTAGTCTATCCTATCCTATCCCTTCTGTGGTCTCATAAAGCCAGGCGTCACTTTTAAGCGAAAATATTGGCCAAGTTTCAATAAGGCATTTTGCAGACGGCTATGTCGTCAGTTATCAACATGTCATGAATATAATTGTTAAGCTATGACATAACGGATAAGAAGATGTTGTATTTATCCTGATGAAAATACTTGCGTCTGTAAATGATTAAATGcagaattaatttcaatttcagtttATTCGAAGGAAACGTTTTCTTCTAATACAAATAACTGTTCGTAAATTTTTAtgtcgcaaaaatattttttaactgATTCGACCATTtggtttaacaaaaaaaaagtttttcatgaGAAAATGAGATTACAAATGCTTTATTTGCTCAAATAGCAAATTTTCTTACCCTGCACAACCTCTGGAATAACCAATTTCATGTTGAAATCTTTAATCAAATCTCGTATATAGGCCTTCTCGTCATTGTTCAAATGGCTGGGTATATGCTTTCTGGATTCGTTCGGATTCTTGTTGAAATCCGTGACCAAACGTTGGACAGTCTCTTTGAATTCCTCGGTAACCCCATAAGAAGCCTGTGCTGGCACGACAGGTTCATCATTTCCGAACGCCTTCCGCCACAAATTCAATTCTGCGTTCTTGTAGGTATTATGTTTCTCATTGAGAATTTTCAACTGATTAACAATGTCGTTATCGCTCGGCTTCAGTTGGTTGGCTCTTTTCAATGAGCTCTTAGCCCGTTCATATTCGCACAAAGAAATCAATGCCTTACCGTGTTGAAAAAGAGCCTTTACATTCGTCTTCGTATCGCTAATACGACTGAGATCGTTAAAAATTAGGCAAGCCTTTCTTGGATTATCCATCTTATTGTATGCAGTCATTGCATTCACGTGTAACTTAATGAGATGTTCTTGACACtctttctcttcttcttcgttgGCCAATCGACAAAAACTCAAACTTTTGATGGCTTTATGGAAAGCTGACGCTGCCTTTACATAAGCACCTCGTTGAAAATAATCGATTCCACTAGCCTTAACGTCCATGACGTGGCTAATCATTACGCTGTATTTCTTTCGGTCTTCGTTGTTAACAATCTTTTCGGTTGCGTCTTCATCGCCGATATGGATGAATTTAATCAATCGAATCACGAATAGAGCGTCTGCTTCCTTCTCAACACGTGGCTCGCATCCATGCTTACCATATAGCAGTTGATATGGAATTATAAATTGAGATTCTTCTTCTCGTTTCATTGAAGCAACAGCTTCCAAAAATCCgggtaaaattgatttgtcatCAGTTTCGAAAGTAAAAGGTACACCCCGCATGCTGGTTGAGTCGAAAGGAATAGTCTTTCGTTCACCATATGCATTGTAGTCCACCGTCACTCGACATCTTCCGCTTATTTCCACTTTATCAACTGGTGGCTTGACAATTCTCTTGTAAATCGTGTACGTAGTGCCGTCGAGCATATCAGTTAATTTCAATTCCGTCATTAACGGTATGAGTTCCGCAAACGGCTGGTCCCACGGCGACAGAACTTCGTTCTGTTCGAATGGAATTCCCTCTTCACCAGTCATTAGTTCGGGGAAAAGCTCGTCATCTTCGTTACATTCCTGCAAATTTGACTGTAACGTGAATCTTGCACCTTTGTTGAGTAGGTCTctgaaaagtcaaaaaagatTGCTGTAGAAGACTTTGAGATTTTCGAAGtataaattaagtttttcaaCAGTTAGCATTTGGTATCGGCCTCATAGATGAACACAAGCTTTATGAAAAAgactaaaattttgaattgaagagGGCAGATTCCCTTTGTTCATTATGAATTTTGCAAAAACTCTCTATTTTTCGAACTTGCGAACCTACCTTACTTTATTATTGTGTGGCAGTTGGTACAGTCTATAGTTACATAACATAAACATTGTCCTTGCGTAACACAactctaaaaattaaaaataggaTATTGTTGGTGTTCGTAGCGTCAACGATGGTGCACAAACATCTATTTTGTTAGGTTGGAACCGGATCAGATAATATGATAAAGAATGTACAGTAGCTAAATAGGGTGAAATATCCATTTACTTATTGGAGTCGCAGGGCtcaaagaagaaagaaagaagatTATATGTTACGTGGGGCTGTCCATAATTGACGTCCATATTTTGAGACTCCTAAATTAAGGGGAGCTATCAAAAGAGTACGGACATCATTTAAGGATACCCTCTGGAAAAAAAGCTTCGGAATATAATCATTTCATAATTAAAGATGGTAAACTGAACGGACTTTATTCAACTGACCAAAGTCGTCCCATTCAACCACCACCATATTCTTGTGcaatatcaaaatttaaacaaattacaaCCCCAGAGGTCCGCTTATAATGTAAATCACAAAATCGAatgtaaatatatataaacTTACCCGAAATTCAGCGGATTCTCCAACTCCAAATCGTTAGCGTTATAGTAGTCGTCGACCGGCATTATGCTTATTTTATTTGCAGTATCTGGATCAACTCGTGGTTTATATATGATTGCAATAGCATTGATAAGCACAAATGActctttctttttatttgtgtAGTTATGTTTGTTGTGGGCCTTTGTTTTACACTGATCACCGTAATGTTGGTAATATTGAAACTTCTTGTCATTTCGATGAAAGTTATTGATTAGAgcggtttttatttaaaatgtaatgtaaCCGACCGACGCACTTCATGCAAAAGTTCTTCAAGTGTCAGCTGCCagatagagtactattttgtatgaaaaaatttggcagtCTTTTAGAgtgttaaaatttgtttgatacacacTGTGTTTTGCACAGTCCAGCTtacagtactctatttagaatATCATTCATGCATGAAGTGCGTTGAATTAACGATTTTCTCTTGAACCAAGATTAGTCTTTTACTTGTAAGAAAGAGTTCAATCCCTGGGCAGTCCGGTGAGAACGTCAAATAATATCAAACACGTACTCATATTCAGGTGCGTATCAGTGGATATCAATGTCcagtttttcaataaaagaaaaacagcaCTCATGCAATGTTTCTGATCTGCTAAATGGACTGTTAACTTAAATTGGAATTGGAATTGGAGTCAGGAATTTGGGGAATTACTTGAAGAGTGTTTACGACACGACCGTTCCAAAGCAAATGGGAAAGTTTCGAAATAACCAGAAAATTGACATTAATACAAAATTCGTTGGTTGAATCTTTGGCTAATTAATCCGAAGATGCAGGTGAGTGGTTTAGCTATTCTGCAACCACACAAATGTGTGTGTGGAACAAAAGTAGACCAATTTGTGAGACATAGTCTGTCATGTAGTATAGATGCAGGTACCAAACCGAGATATGAATCATTTAACAATATAATGCAACGTGCGCTTAAATCGGCCATGCACACGTGATCCACGTGGTTGTTCTGCACCCGATGACAAGAAACCTGATGGTCTCAGTCTTGTTTCTTGGACAAGGGGCAAATCGCTGCTAAACCCGGCTACACCTATTCagacaaaattctgaattgaATTCTGTGGGGACTaactaaactcctttacgttacatttcatAAAAGGATGAAGTCCCTAGGAATGAAATAAGCGCATTTACGTTCTATTTCGTAAAAGGCTGAATTCCCTAGAAACCACCAAAATGCCTTTACGGCCTCAATCTCAACGCAACAAAATCTTGAGTGGTGCTAAGATATTCCAcatcactttaaaaaaaagtatggTGTAGGTGGTGGAACTCGCGTCAACTTCTTCGTCAACCAAGAGGAAGATGTGCCTgcgacatgtaccacatttctatcggtattttattattttttattggtaaaattacatttttctatcGGACGAATAAAATATCCCGATTCTTTTTTGTGCCGATGTCATCCGAAACGACTGAAGTTTTCGGAAAAATTGGacataaattattgaaacaaatCGGTAGCAAAATCACAGAAGTAACGAAAGAGGAAGGAGCTACCTTTTTTAACGGCTAGGAAACGCAGTTGAACGATGATGCATAAATCTTGGGTACGCTTCCACCgtctaaaaatttaaacgaaatattttacctgtaaaaatgtcaattctgcgaaaaatttaaaataaattcaatgtttgtcgcttagtttgtttttttattaataaccGGCGACCAACCTTTAATCCATTTTTGCATGAATCTTACAACCAGCAACTATTTTAAGGTCGTTCCCTTCCTTTACCATAAATGTCGTATCAGACATGATACCTTTGTATGGCATTGTTGGTGGAAGACTTTCCGGATCAATTACAACgtctttcaaaaaatataaattctgtGGGAAGCAAACTGATTTCAGTTTAACGACGAAAAATTTAACCATCGATCGTGTTTTACCTTCGTAATCGGACATCTTTTCGGAAATATACCAGTTTTAGTCAGTAGTTTGTAGAAAACCTGTGTAATTGGTTCGTATTTTGGATTTCTGTAGAATTCACATGAGTCGATTGTTCTATTGATAAGTTCCAAATCGTAGATTCGCTTTGTTGTATCGACTGTAATTAAcacttttgaataaaaatctgGAATGTCTTGTTTCACGTTGAAGAACACAGAAATTGAACCACTGCTTGAAATCGATGAATTTGTCTCTATGTAATCGACCATACTGTATGCGGACAcatttgtaaatttaaatgtgaATGGACGCTAAAATCCAGATTCACTCATTAGCATGTTAGCAAAGATCCAAAGAAGTAGAGATGAGTCAGCCGCGCTTGCACACATgcatttgtaaaattagcgGACAGAAGGGTGTTCTTAtacttaaaatttattaaattatgcAATTTCGGTTTTACAACGGTTTCGAGCATGTCCAATTGCgcctttcaattttttaataaaattcctATATTTCCGACTACGGACATGGGCTTTAGAAGCATTGAGCCGGAATGTAAAGAAAGGGCAATTAAAATAATGGTAATACAAATTGTGTAGTCGTTCAGCACCATATGGGCATCAAAATTAAGTATACCCACCCCACTCATCTCTACTACAAAGTTTATTTTGTTACAATATTACCCAACACTCTGAAACTGAAATAATCACAAGATTATagagaaaaatttgtaaaaatagtTTAATGTACATGCTGACTGCTGACGATTTACTGAATCGACATTATTCTTTTTGAatacaatttcaaataattgaaattggaaTGATTATCTTCACCATTATTTTTCTGATACTGAAACAcggataaaaatgaataattagATAATCAGACAAAAAGCAACAATTTTGCGACTATAGCAGTTGCAACAATTATCCCATGCTCTTTTATCCGATCACATCAAGCAATGACTAAACGTTACCACACTCATGTATAAACATAAACGTTGAAAGCTTATCGCCAgcaaattttatacaaaaagttCCGTACTAATAATTATGTGGAATGCAATATCTCGTAAATCGAAATGAATGCTTTACAATAACGCAGTAACGCTGTTATTTATggaacaagaatcgtatgaaggtatattatcgcattATCGCGGccagatttttaatcaacaataaatcataaataaacagggactcgtgtgaattgcggccctcgctccgctctgcccgcaaacttcccactcgtataaGTTGTCTATTATTCAGTTTCATAGTCTTATTGTTAAGAGGCATAATTGTTCCTCCTAAGACACACTCCAACATGATTCTTCTTAACAATTGATACTTGCTCCATCCAACGATCACAACTCAAAACAACtaggaaattcggaaaagcgcaataatttaaatttgaacacacaaatttttgaCTTAAATATGTAGATTTTCTGTTACTTATTTGCTGAAATCAACTTCTACAATGTATGCACAGAAGAAACAACAGAAGTAAACGAtgcgaatgtggaacgattaGAACACTATTTCACTTtggtacaatataaaattgtaCGGTAGACGTTCTTCCCTTACActtatgtacaaaaaggaaGCCCCTGATACTtactacattcacaaaacctttaatcatgaataaaatagCACGACTCGtgcgaattacggccctcgcttcgctctggccgcattCACACTCATAagagttttaaagttttctgtttgattgttttttagtGTCATTCCTTACGTTTGAATAACGAttcagaaaatggtttttcataaaaattttcataaaatatttcatgtcATGGCGTGAAATGACTATCCCTGACTATAAccaactatcaccgtgatagctgactttcACGTGACTATCCCTGACTATAGGCAATTATCACggtgactatcaccgtgatagctgactattacagtgatagctgactattacagtgatagctgactattacagtgatagctgactatcaccgtgatagatggatataactaacagacaaaatcaatttccatcaaagtaatctttttcaactgattgaatttccaaaagtggaaaatactgtttttctggaataacttccagatccttaatcccacatagcccatcttcgaacttaacctcaggaattcaattctgcgtcgattaaaaaaaagaacaaccaACGGGAGAACTAAGGAACCTATATATACATATGcgaacattttaacttttccataTTAAAccgaatcaaaaaaaaaaaaaatcttcaatacgagttcaacgagctatagatcattgaaaatagTTATCTACATCCGGAGAAAACACTACTTGAAATGGAGCATCTTCACACATTTTCAGGTACTTATTAGGGCGTAgtggtttttacaaaatgtgttagttcttttaaggttcagccggaaatccactcagctggtccatctgatcattttatggaagaaaaaaaaaattcaaactttaattttgtgctgccgccagatcgattttcgaaaatttcgtcgttttcggtccacgtcacatatatcgattttttacggtgggctcagtgtacataaaaagttgagtcaacatggtaatctaatctccaggcttcacagattattttataaaaaagatcaagtctaaaaaaatattttttgagttcatgactgattgtcaaagtttttcgatggtgattttgacactttaatctcgccacaaaatttgatgaaaatgtgcaaaaatgtaaattaaactttaaatatacTAAATGGACCGCGTTGAGTCAAAtacaacatctgatttgatttgggacacctaaatttgatatttacctgacaaaaatttgtgtttttggtacatggaatattggtggcgaaagtcgaattacctcaaatcaataattttttagcttataatgtattcccaggttctgacaatgcgaaaccttcaattttaagcgttttctaagctaatttacgTACTGTTGACAAGTTCTAGAGCAAGTTCTAGAGCAAGTAGCTACGtctcgttacattttcaaattttaatgtatTTAATTCCTCATATGACaataatcatctgccacttgtgacgcaatttttttttttggataaagCAGCGTTTAAAATCATAATCTTTTAAAAAGACTTTTAACATAAGGACTACAATTTGGTGGTATTCGCCGTGGAGATATGATGAACTtggacaatttcaatttctaaagaaatccttgtttttaattttattttcaataaactgTGATAACATAAATCCTCATTATTTTGTGATGTGTATTAAACTTCATTAGTCACTACCGTAACATTTAAATTGTACAATAACTTTAACTTGTGCATTTAGGAATTGACGATTCATTTCGTTTTACCTCATTTactgtcgaattttcgaattcatcTTGAAACCACCAATTGTATCGAAAGTATCTCCATTCTTCACCATAAAATTGACGAGAAAACTAGCTCCTTTGTATGGCATTAAGGgtggaaaattgtttggatCGATAAAAACATCTCTgacaaaatacaatttctaaagaaaattaatttttaaaataacgAATGCGACtgataaaataataatcaaccTTTGTAAGCGGACAACTCTTCGGGAATGAACCATTTTTAGTCAATGCCCTGTAAAAGACCTGTACAATTGATTCATACTTTGGATTTTTTAGGAATTCGCAACCATCGACTGTTTTATTGAACAGTACTAAATCGTGGTTTCCGTTTTTTGGGTTTAATGTGACGGTTCCCTTTGCATAGAAAGTTGGCAGGTGCTTAATCATGTTTATATAAATTGTTACTGAACTGTTGTtcgaaattgatgaatttgtcTCCATGAAATCTACgaaactgtatgtatgaacatctgatatttcaattttgaatggTCGCtacaaaagatttttaatgACATGAtcagttcaatatttttgattttttttaaacattacCCAGCACTCTGCTCctaaaattacaaaacttaaa comes from the Bradysia coprophila strain Holo2 unplaced genomic scaffold, BU_Bcop_v1 contig_358, whole genome shotgun sequence genome and includes:
- the LOC119081285 gene encoding inactive peptidyl-prolyl cis-trans isomerase shutdown, whose protein sequence is MPVDDYYNANDLELENPLNFGDLLNKGARFTLQSNLQECNEDDELFPELMTGEEGIPFEQNEVLSPWDQPFAELIPLMTELKLTDMLDGTTYTIYKRIVKPPVDKVEISGRCRVTVDYNAYGERKTIPFDSTSMRGVPFTFETDDKSILPGFLEAVASMKREEESQFIIPYQLLYGKHGCEPRVEKEADALFVIRLIKFIHIGDEDATEKIVNNEDRKKYSVMISHVMDVKASGIDYFQRGAYVKAASAFHKAIKSLSFCRLANEEEEKECQEHLIKLHVNAMTAYNKMDNPRKACLIFNDLSRISDTKTNVKALFQHGKALISLCEYERAKSSLKRANQLKPSDNDIVNQLKILNEKHNTYKNAELNLWRKAFGNDEPVVPAQASYGVTEEFKETVQRLVTDFNKNPNESRKHIPSHLNNDEKAYIRDLIKDFNMKLVIPEVVQGKKICYLSK